In the Emys orbicularis isolate rEmyOrb1 chromosome 3, rEmyOrb1.hap1, whole genome shotgun sequence genome, one interval contains:
- the STMN4 gene encoding stathmin-4 isoform X1, with protein MTLAAYKEKMKELPLVSLFCSCFLADPLNKPAYKYEADTVDLTWCVISDMEVIELNKRTSGQSFEVILKPPSFDGIPEFNASLPRRRDPSLEEIQKKLEAAEERRKYQEAELLKHLAEKREHGREVIQKAIEENNNFIKAAKEKLAQRMESNKENREAHLAAMLERLQEKDKHAEEVRKNKELKEEASR; from the exons ATGACTCTGGCCG CGTACAAAGAGAAGATGAAGGAGCTCCCCCTCGTGTCCTTGTTCTGCTCCTGCTTCCTGGCCGACCCCTTGAACAAACCAGCGTATAAGTACGAAG CAGACACCGTCGACCTCACCTGGTGCGTCATTTCGGACATGGAAGTCATCGAGCTGAACAAGCGCACCTCGGGCCAGTCCTTCGAGGTGATCCTAAAGCCGCCGTCCTTCGACGGGATCCCCGAGTTCAACGCCTCCCTGCCTCGGCGGCGCGACCCCTCGCTGGAGGAGATCCAGAAGAAGCTGGAGGCGGCTGAGGAGCGGCGGAAG TACCAGGAAGCGGAGCTCCTGAAGCACCTGGCGGAGAAGCGGGAGCACGGGCGGGAGGTCATCCAGAAAGCCATCGAGGAGAACAACAACTTCATCAAGGCAGCCAAGGAGAAGCTGGCGCAGAGGATGGAGTCCAACAAGGAGAACCGGGAGGCCCACTTAGCCGCCATGCTGGAACGCCTGCAGGAGAAG GACAAACATGCGGAAGAGGTGCGGAAAAACAAGGAGCTCAAGGAAGAAGCCTCCAGGTAG
- the STMN4 gene encoding stathmin-4 isoform X2 — translation MTLAAYKEKMKELPLVSLFCSCFLADPLNKPAYKYEDTVDLTWCVISDMEVIELNKRTSGQSFEVILKPPSFDGIPEFNASLPRRRDPSLEEIQKKLEAAEERRKYQEAELLKHLAEKREHGREVIQKAIEENNNFIKAAKEKLAQRMESNKENREAHLAAMLERLQEKDKHAEEVRKNKELKEEASR, via the exons ATGACTCTGGCCG CGTACAAAGAGAAGATGAAGGAGCTCCCCCTCGTGTCCTTGTTCTGCTCCTGCTTCCTGGCCGACCCCTTGAACAAACCAGCGTATAAGTACGAAG ACACCGTCGACCTCACCTGGTGCGTCATTTCGGACATGGAAGTCATCGAGCTGAACAAGCGCACCTCGGGCCAGTCCTTCGAGGTGATCCTAAAGCCGCCGTCCTTCGACGGGATCCCCGAGTTCAACGCCTCCCTGCCTCGGCGGCGCGACCCCTCGCTGGAGGAGATCCAGAAGAAGCTGGAGGCGGCTGAGGAGCGGCGGAAG TACCAGGAAGCGGAGCTCCTGAAGCACCTGGCGGAGAAGCGGGAGCACGGGCGGGAGGTCATCCAGAAAGCCATCGAGGAGAACAACAACTTCATCAAGGCAGCCAAGGAGAAGCTGGCGCAGAGGATGGAGTCCAACAAGGAGAACCGGGAGGCCCACTTAGCCGCCATGCTGGAACGCCTGCAGGAGAAG GACAAACATGCGGAAGAGGTGCGGAAAAACAAGGAGCTCAAGGAAGAAGCCTCCAGGTAG